The Xanthomonas sontii genomic sequence TCGCGCTCGGCGAGGATGCTCAGCATGGTCTCGCCGACGGCACCGGTGGCGCCGACGACGGCGACGTTGAAACGACGGGTTGCATTGCTCATGGAAGATTCGATCCGCAGAAAAAGAAGGGGAGGAACAGCCGCACTGCCACGTGGATTCGGGGAACCTGCCGTGCGCGTCGCGCGCGGCGCCGCAGGCTCCCTATCGTTTTTTGTCCGCGATCGCCCGCGCGCCGCCGCCGGCCGCGGAGATCGCGTCCAGGTTCAGCGCGTTGGGCGGGCGCCCGGCGTCGGCGCCGATGCCCAGCGCGGCGAGCAGGTTGTCCACCGCCAGCGACACCATCGCGCGGCGCGTGGCCACGCTGGCGCTGCCGATGTGCGGGGTCAGCACCACGTTGCGCAGCGCCAGCAGCTCCGGACGGATCGCCGGCTCGCCTTCGAACACGTCGAGTCCGGCTGCGGCCAGACGCCCGTTGGCCAGCGCGTCGGCCAGTGCGACTTCATCCACTAGGCCACCGCGGGCGATGTTCACCAGCGTCGCGGTCGGCCGCATCTTCGCCAGCGCGGCGGCGTCGACGATGTGATGCGACTGCGCGCTGTACGGCAGCACCAGCAGCAGGTGGTCGGCGCGCGCCAGCAGGTCGTCGAAGCCGACGTACTCGGCGCGATGCGCGCGCTCCACCTCGGCCGGCAGGCGGCTGCGGTTGTGGTACAGCACGCGCATCGAGAAGCCGGCGGCGCGGCGCGCGATGGCCTGGCCGATGCGGCCCATGCCGAGGATGCCGAGGGTGCTGCCGTGGACATCGGCGCCGAGCATGGTCTGGAACGACCACTGCTGCCACTGCCCCGCACGCAGCCAGCGCTCGGCCTCGCCGACGCGGCGCGCGGCGGCCATCAGCAGGGCGAAGCCGAGATCGGCGGTGGTCTCGGTGAGCACGTCGGGGGTGTTGGTGGCGACGATGCCGGCCGCGCTGAGCGCGTCCAGGTCCAGATTGTTGTAGCCGACGCCAACGTTGGCGATGGCGCGCAACCGCGGCGCGCCAGCGATTTCGGCGGCGCCGATGCGTTCGTTGAGAGTGACCAGGGCGCCGTCCAGCGGCGCCAGCGCCTGCGCCAGGTCCTGCGGCGAATACCTGGTCACGTCCGCGGTGGTGGTCAGCGCGCAATACTCGCCCAGCCGTGCGACGACATCGTCGAACAGCGGCTGGCTGACCCACACCCGCGGCCGCGACTCAGCCATCGCCACCGCCGGGGATGCGCGGGGTCACCGTGCCGACGTCGCCGCATTGCGCGCGGTGGCGCAGCGCCTGGTCCATCAGCACCAGCGCCATCATCGCCTCGGCGATCGGGGTGGCGCGGATGCCGACGCAGGGGTCGTGGCGGCCGGTGGTGATCACGTCCACCGCCTGCCCGTCCACATCCACCGTGGCGCCGGGCAGGCGCAGGCTGGAGGTGGGCTTGAACGCCACCGAGACGACGACCGGCTGGCCGGTGGCGATGCCGCCGAGCACGCCGCCGGCGTGGTTGGACTGGAAGCCGTCCGGCGCGATCAGGTCGCGGTGCTCGGTGCCCTTCTGGGTCACCGCGGCGAAGCCGTCGCCGACCTCCACGCCCTTGACCGCGTTGATGCTCATCATCGCCGCGGCCAGTTCGCCGTCGAGCTTGCCGTAGATCGGCTCGCCCCAGCCCGCCGGCACGCCGTCGGCGACCACGGTCACGCGCGCGCCGATCGAATCGCCGGACTTGCGCAGCGCATCCATGTACGCCTCCAGCTCCGGCACCTGCGGCGCGTGCGGCCAGAAGAACGCGTTGTCCTCCACCGCGTCCCAGGCGAAGCCCTGCGGCAGCAGCGGCCCGAGCTGCGACAGGTAACCGCGCACGCGCACGCCGTAGCGCTGCGCGAGCCACTTCTTGGCGATGACGCCGGCGGCCACGCGCATGGTGGTTTCGCGCGCGGAGGAGCGGCCGCCGCCGCGCGGATCGCGGATGCCGTACTTCTGCCAATAGCTGTAGTCGGCATGGCCCGGGCGGAACTGCCGGGCAATGTCGGTGTAGTCCTTGCTGCGCTGGTCGGTATTGCGGATCAGCAGGCCGATCGGAGTGCCGGTGGTGCGGCCCTCGTAGACCCCGGACAGGATCTCGATGGCATCGGCTTCGCGTCGCGCCGAGGTGTGCCGGCTCTTGCCGGTGGCGCGGCGCTGCAGGTCGTGGGCGAATTCGCTGGCGTCCAGTTCCAGCCCCGGGGGGCAGCCATCGACCACGCAGCCGATCGCCGGCCCGTGCGATTCGCCGAAGGTGGTGACGGTCAGCAGCTTGCCGAAACTGTTCGCGCTCATGTCGCTTGCGTCACCGGTCCGCGGCCAGCGCGGCGATGCGCGCGTGATGCGCGATCAATTCGCTGCGCTCCACCGCGAAGATGCCCATCTGCCCGACCTTGAACTCGACCCAGGCGAAGTCCACTTCCGGCAGCAACTGCGCCAGTGCACGCTCGGACTCGCCGACCTCGCAGATCAACAGGCCGTCCTCGCTCAGGTGCGCCGGCGCGTCGCGCAGGATCTTCAGCGCCAGGTCCAGGCCGTCGTCGCCCGCGCGCAGGCCCAGCTCCGGCTCGTGCGCGTATTCCGGCGGCAGCGCGTCGGTCTCGGCGTGGGTGACGTAGGGCGGATTGGTGACGATCAGTTCGTAGCGGCGCCCGCCCAGCCCGGCGAACAGGTCGGACTTGACCAGTTCGACGTTGTCGGCCAGCAGCCGCTCCTTGTTCTCGGCGGCCAGGCTCAGCGCGTCGTCGCTGATGTCGACCGCGTCCACCTGCCAGTTCGGATTGTAGTGGGCCATGGCGATGGCGATGCAGCCCGAGCCGGTGCACAGGTCCAGCGCGCGCTCCACCGGGCGACCGGCCAGCCACGGCTCGAAGCCGGCCTCGATCAGCTCGGCGATCGGCGAGCGCGGCACCAGCGCGCGCGCATCGCTCTTGAAGCTGAGCCCGGCGAACCAGGCCTCGCCGGTGAGGTAGGCGGCGGGGATGCGCTCGGCGATGCGGCGCTCGAACAGCGCCAGCACCTGCGCCTTCTCCGGCGTGGTGACCCGCGCGCTGCCGTAGGCCGGGCCGAGGTCGTGCGGCAGGTGCAGCGCGTGCAGCACCAGTTGCGTGGCCTCGTCCAGGGCGTTGTCGTAGCTGTGGCCGAAGCTCAGCCCGGCGGCGTTGAAACGGCTGGTGCCGTAGCGGATCAGGTCGATGATCGTGTGGAGTTCGGCGGCCGCGTCGGCAGTCATGGCAACAGGCAAGGCAATTCGGCCCCCGATTATAGAGGCCCGGCCGCTATGATGAGCGTTCGTTGCATGGGAAATCAGTATGTTCAACCGCACCTTCGGCATCGTCCTGGTGGTTGCCCTGGCCGCCGGCCTGGGGCTGCTGCTGGCCCAGAAGTATTTCGGCGGCAGCGCCGCCCCGGCCTGGCCGGAGACCCGCACGGTGCGCATGTACCCGCAGCCGCGGCCCCTGCCCGACTTCCACCTGCGCCAGACCGACGGCACGCCGCTGGTGCCAGGCGAGC encodes the following:
- the aroC gene encoding chorismate synthase, with the translated sequence MSANSFGKLLTVTTFGESHGPAIGCVVDGCPPGLELDASEFAHDLQRRATGKSRHTSARREADAIEILSGVYEGRTTGTPIGLLIRNTDQRSKDYTDIARQFRPGHADYSYWQKYGIRDPRGGGRSSARETTMRVAAGVIAKKWLAQRYGVRVRGYLSQLGPLLPQGFAWDAVEDNAFFWPHAPQVPELEAYMDALRKSGDSIGARVTVVADGVPAGWGEPIYGKLDGELAAAMMSINAVKGVEVGDGFAAVTQKGTEHRDLIAPDGFQSNHAGGVLGGIATGQPVVVSVAFKPTSSLRLPGATVDVDGQAVDVITTGRHDPCVGIRATPIAEAMMALVLMDQALRHRAQCGDVGTVTPRIPGGGDG
- a CDS encoding D-glycerate dehydrogenase, yielding MAESRPRVWVSQPLFDDVVARLGEYCALTTTADVTRYSPQDLAQALAPLDGALVTLNERIGAAEIAGAPRLRAIANVGVGYNNLDLDALSAAGIVATNTPDVLTETTADLGFALLMAAARRVGEAERWLRAGQWQQWSFQTMLGADVHGSTLGILGMGRIGQAIARRAAGFSMRVLYHNRSRLPAEVERAHRAEYVGFDDLLARADHLLLVLPYSAQSHHIVDAAALAKMRPTATLVNIARGGLVDEVALADALANGRLAAAGLDVFEGEPAIRPELLALRNVVLTPHIGSASVATRRAMVSLAVDNLLAALGIGADAGRPPNALNLDAISAAGGGARAIADKKR
- the prmB gene encoding 50S ribosomal protein L3 N(5)-glutamine methyltransferase; its protein translation is MTADAAAELHTIIDLIRYGTSRFNAAGLSFGHSYDNALDEATQLVLHALHLPHDLGPAYGSARVTTPEKAQVLALFERRIAERIPAAYLTGEAWFAGLSFKSDARALVPRSPIAELIEAGFEPWLAGRPVERALDLCTGSGCIAIAMAHYNPNWQVDAVDISDDALSLAAENKERLLADNVELVKSDLFAGLGGRRYELIVTNPPYVTHAETDALPPEYAHEPELGLRAGDDGLDLALKILRDAPAHLSEDGLLICEVGESERALAQLLPEVDFAWVEFKVGQMGIFAVERSELIAHHARIAALAADR